In one Nicotiana sylvestris chromosome 8, ASM39365v2, whole genome shotgun sequence genomic region, the following are encoded:
- the LOC104223705 gene encoding phospholipase A1-Ibeta2, chloroplastic-like produces the protein MQVAAATNVHFFQARRSSFKYCNGSSPLNPIPRATVVNVLKTVATPPTSTTEMTKKHLSNLEMLLQKKSQPHPMDSAEPIIQETKQRKTGENRGRNMLEGLNLARIWPEMKAAEEYSPRHLVKLHRMLSSKSMEYSPRNNLGSRWREYHGCKDWLELIDPLDENLRRELVRYGEFIQAAYHCFHSDPATSDKENPDVARNVSLPDRSYKVTKSLYATSSVGLPKWVDDVAPDLGWMTQRSSWIGYVAVCDDKAEIQRMGRRDIVIALRGTATCLEWGENFRDVLVQMPGENDSVEGQPKVECGFLSLYQTGGNKIPSLAESVVNEVKRLVEMYKGESLSITVTGHSLGAALALLVADDISTCTPDSPPVAVFTFGGPRVGNKGFANRLESKNVKVLRIVNKQDVITKVPGMFVSEALDKKLREKGAAGVLNLLDNSMPWAYSHVGTELRVDTTKSPFLKPDADVACCHDLEAYLHLVDGYLGSNESFRPNAKRSLVKLLTEQRTNIKKLYNSKGKDLSSLNLNREFNFPRPSCLPSPSVLPSPSA, from the coding sequence ATGCAGGTGGCAGCGGCAACTAATGTTCATTTTTTTCAGGCACGTCGATCCAGTTTCAAGTACTGTAATGGATCATCTCCATTAAACCCTATACCTAGAGCTACTGTTGTAAATGTATTAAAAACAGTAGCAACACCACCAACTTCTACAACAGAGATGACAAAAAAACATCTTTCAAATCTTGAAATGCTTTTACAAAAGAAATCTCAGCCACATCCAATGGATTCAGCAGAGCCAATTATTCAAGAAACAAAACAGAGGAAAACAGGGGAAAACAGAGGAAGGAATATGTTAGAAGGGCTAAATTTGGCAAGAATTTGGCCAGAAATGAAAGCAGCTGAAGAATATTCTCCTAGGCATTTGGTTAAATTACACAGGATGTTATCATCAAAATCAATGGAATATTCTCCTAGAAATAATCTTGGGAGTAGGTGGAGAGAGTACCACGGTTGCAAAGATTGGTTAGAACTTATTGATCCATTGGATGAGAATCTCCGGCGAGAGTTAGTCCGATATGGTGAGTTTATTCAAGCAGCTTACCATTGTTTTCACTCCGACCCCGCCACGTCAGATAAAGAAAATCCTGACGTGGCGAGGAACGTGTCGTTACCTGATAGGTCTTATAAGGTGACTAAGAGCTTGTATGCCACGTCATCCGTTGGCCTGCCTAAGTGGGTGGATGACGTGGCACCGGATCTTGGGTGGATGACCCAAAGGTCTAGTTGGATCGGGTATGTCGCCGTGTGCGACGACAAAGCCGAGATCCAACGGATGGGAAGGAGGGATATAGTCATCGCGTTACGTGGTACTGCCACGTGTCTAGAATGGGGCGAAAATTTTCGCGACGTGCTAGTTCAAATGCCAGGAGAAAATGATTCAGTTGAAGGACAACCAAAAGTAGAATGTGGGTTTTTGAGCTTATACCAAACAGGTGGAAATAAAATTCCAAGCTTAGCTGAATCTGTGGTGAATGAAGTGAAAAGACTCGTTGAAATGTACAAAGGTGAGAGTCTAAGTATAACAGTAACAGGACATAGTCTTGGTGCTGCTTTAGCTTTATTAGTTGCAGATGATATTAGTACATGTACACCAGATTCACCACCAGTTGCTGTTTTTACATTTGGAGGTCCTAGGGTAGGCAACAAAGGCTTTGCCAATCGACTCGAATCGAAAAATGTTAAGGTCTTACGTATCGTGAACAAACAAGATGTGATTACTAAAGTTCCAGGAATGTTTGTGAGCGAAGCGCTTGACAAAAAACTAAGGGAAAAAGGAGCTGCAGGGGTGTTAAATTTGCTTGACAATAGTATGCCATGGGCATATTCACATGTTGGTACTGAATTAAGAGTTGACACAACGAAGTCTCCGTTTTTAAAACCAGATGCAGATGTCGCATGTTGTCATGATTTGGAAGCATATTTGCATTTGGTGGATGGATATTTGGGATCAAATGAATCATTTAGACCAAATGCAAAGAGAAGCCTTGTTAAGTTGTTGACTGAACAAAGGACTAATATCAAAAAATTGTACAATAGTAAGGGAAAAGATTTGAGTAGTCTTAATCTTAATAGAGAATTTAATTTTCCTAGACCTAGTTGTTTGCCTAGTCCTAGTGTCTTGCCTAGTCCTTCAGCTTGA